A single genomic interval of Lathyrus oleraceus cultivar Zhongwan6 chromosome 7, CAAS_Psat_ZW6_1.0, whole genome shotgun sequence harbors:
- the LOC127104103 gene encoding UDP-glucose:glycoprotein glucosyltransferase has product MPIGWLPLEPVKVSTVKEEGEGSGVVKEETAQTVVVIEHCVGFFLLPKVKSPPQEILLKLKKEPELKELSQESSKTVFKLGLSKIQCSLLMNGLFIDPTEEALLNALNDETQRLQEQVYFGQIKSHTDVLDKLLSEAGIQGYNPRIISDNKPRFISLAMFTFGEASILNGINYLHSPGSKLFDMLK; this is encoded by the exons ATGCCTATTGGTTGGTTGCCATTGGAGCCTGTGAAAGTTTCTACAG TGAAAGAAGAAGGTGAAGGCTCTGGAGTTGTTAAAGAAGAGACTGCCCAAACTGTTGTCGTCATTGAGCATTG TGTTGGTTTTTTTCTTTT ACCAAAGGTAAAATCGCCTCCTCAAGAGATATTACTAAAGCTGAAGAAGGAGCCAGAGTTGAAGGAATTGTCACAAGAAAGCTCCAAGACTGTATTTAAGCTTGGTTTATCTAAGATTCAATGTTCTCTGTTGATGAATGGACTTTTTATTGATCCCACCGAG GAAGCTCTACTAAATGCCTTGAATGATGAGACTCAGAGATTACAGGAACAAGTATATTTTGGACAAATAAAATCTCACACTGATGTATTGGACAAGCTCCTATCAGAAGCTGGTATTCAAGGCTATAATCCTCGG ATTATTTCTGATAACAAACCAAGGTTCATATCTCTTGCGATGTTTACTTTTGGAGAGGCATCTATACTAAACGGGATTAACTATTTGCATTCTCCTGGAAGTAAGTTGTTTGATATGTTAAAATAA
- the LOC127104102 gene encoding mannosyl-oligosaccharide 1,2-alpha-mannosidase MNS3, producing MNAVRHRLVQKSVPNELVFVGELPSGPNGGFNPKMDHLVCFLSGTLALGATKGLTKKQAMENNMLNFKDLENLKLAEDLAKTCFEMYSVTSTGLAPEIAYFHTKCCIIYSENGDLTCSLWCMLLKPRIMLSHAHIMLSRAPLLMSSSIYREWGWQIFEAFEKYMKIDSGGYSSLDDVTIIPPPKRDKMETFFLGETLKYLYLLFGESSHIPLDKFVFNTEAHLIPINLKK from the exons ATGAACGCTGTTAGGCATCGTCTTGTTCAGAAATCTGTTCCAAATGAACTAGTTTTTGTTGGAGAATTGCCTTCTGGACCAAATGGTGGGTTCAACCCGAAAATGGATCACCTG GTGTGTTTCTTATCTGGAACTCTTGCACTTGGTGCCACTAAAGGCCTTACAAAGAAACAGGCAATGGAAAACAATATGCTTAACTTTAAAGACCTAGAAAACTTGAAGCTTGCAGAAGATTTAGCTAAAACATGCTTTGAGATGTACTCAGTGACTTCAACTGGTCTAGCTCCTGAAATTGCTTACTTTCATACCAAG TGCTGCATTATATATAGTGAAAATGGAGACCTAACATGTAGCCTCTGGTGTATGCTTTTGAAACCCAGGATAATGTTATCTCATGCTCACATAATGCTATCTCGTGCTCCATTACTCATGTCCTCTTCAAT ATATCGTGAATGGGGTTGGCAAATCTTTGAAGCCTTTGAAAAGTACATGAAGATCGATAGCGGTGGATATAGTTCTTTGGACGACGTAACTATTATTCCTCCTCCTAAAAGAGATAAAATGGAGACTTTCTTTCTAGGAGAAACACTTAAGTATTTATACTTGCTTTTTGGGGAAAGCTCCCATATTCCATTGGACAAGTTTGTTTTCAACACAGAAGCACATCTTATACCAATCAATTTAAAGAAATGA